Genomic segment of Microbacterium sp. M28:
AAACTGACCAAAGAGACAAAATCAACTGACTTCATCCGAATGCCAACCCCCAACAAAGAAGGTTGGTCTTTGATCCAAAGGAATTCTCACCCCCACAAAAGTGGAGACGAGGATAATTTGGCATTTGACAAGTGCACGCTGTTGAGTTCTCAAGGATCAGACGCTCCCCCGACCCAGCCTCACGACCAGGCCCGAAGGGCAACTTCTCTATCTTACCTCGCTGGATCCGTTTGTCAAATCGGCGAATCGAGCGAACCCGACCCGCGATCCGAGGACCACGAGGCATCCCGTAACCGTTCTCACACCGGAGTGTTCGAGCTGTTTTCGGGAGGTGGTCCGCCGCTTGAGGGGAGCTGACCTTCCGGTCTCTCTCAACCCTGTGGGGCGAACAAGTAATAAGTTACGCGGGATCCCGGAGTCCGGCAAATCCAGGCCGCGTCCCGGGCGTGTCGCCTTCGACTCCGGCCCCCCACAGAGGCCCGGGTCGTCGTACGATCGGGCGCATGCAGGCCCTTCCGTCCCGCCTCGCCGTCGATGCGCTCGCCCGCGCGAGCGTGCTGGCCGTCTGCCGCGCGGCCCGGCATCCTTCTGTCCGGGCTGCGGACCTCGACCTGGGGCGCATCGCGATGGCGTACCGGAGCGACAGGTCCCTGACGATCGACGGACACTCCCCCGAAGTCTGGTCGGCGCTGTCCGGGTTCTGGCGCACCTCCGACGGGTGGGTGCGCACGCACGCGAACTATCCGCACCATGCCCGGGCGCTGCGCAATGCCCTTCGACTCGAGGACGGTGCCGACGCCGAGAGCCTCGGTCGCGTGCTGATCGAGCGATCGACCGCTGAAGCGGTCACGCGGATCACGGATGCCGGCGGACTCGCGGTCCCGGTCCGTGAGGAGGATCCGTCGTCCGATCGCGCGCTGCGCGAGCTGCCGCTCGTCGAGTCGACGCCCATCGGACGAGCCCCGCACCGACGTACTGCTTCCGGACACGGCCTCGCCGGCATCCGGGTTCTGGATCTCACGCGCGTCATCGCTGGTCCGGTCTGCGCGCGTACTCTCGCGCTGCTGGGAGCCGATGTCCTGCGCGTCGATCCCCCGGGCATCCCCGAGCCGGACTGGCAGCACCTGGACACCGGGCATGGCAAGCGCTCCACGATCCTCGACGCCTCCTCGGCACGTTTCGCTGAGCTGCTCAGCGCGGCGGACGTCATCGTTCTCGGGTATCGACCAGTGGCGCTCGACCGCCTCGGGCTCTCCCCCGTCGCGCTGGCGGAGCGCCATCCCGGACTCATCGTCGCTCAGCTCAGCGCGTGGGGCGTCGACCAGCCGGAGCGGCGCGGTTTCGACAGCCTCGTGCAGGCGGAATCCGGGATCGCCATGATCGAGTCGCCCGACGGCGACCGTCCCGGGGCTCTCCCGGCACAGGCGCTCGACCACTCGGCCGGCTATCTCCTCGCCGCTGCCATCTGCGATGCCGTCCACGATCGGGACACGACGGGGACCGTACGCAGCGTCCGGACGTCGCTGCGTCGGGTGGCGGCCGAACTGCTCGGGATGCCGCGCACCACCGAACCGGAGCCCGCCTCGCCGATCGATCCGAACGCGCACACTCAGCGGTTCCGCGTCGATTCGCACGATGTCGTCACCGTGCGCTCGGCGATCCCCGGGCTGGAGTTCGCCGCCCCGCGACCATGGGGCCTCGACGCACCGACCTGGTGATCAGTGTGCGCTGCTGCGGCGGACGCCGACGACGACGCACAGGACTGCGGTGAGCGCACCCCAGACGGCGCAGGCCGGCGGGAGCACCCGATACGCCAGGTGCTGCACGGTGAAGTCGTCGTCCAAAGGACCGTACAGAACGAGACCGGCCACCCACGCGACCACGAGCACAGCGGGCAATGACAGCCACCACGCGACCCGCACCCATCCCGGAAGCAGACGTTCCACCGGCTCCCGAGGGGTACGACGTCGCAGCCACACCAGCATCCAGATCCCGATGATGGCGAGCCCGACCACACTCGATCCGTGCTGCAACCACTTGAATCCCTGCAGCGGCCCCCATTCAGCGTCCAGGATCGGGAGCACCTGGCTGCCCCATCGGCCTTCGTGCGTGAAGAGGTCCCACAGGATGTGCGACGCCACGCCGATCAGGAGGGAGGCGGCGAGGAGCAGCGGATACCAGCGGCTCTCCCCCGCACCCAGCGACTGGCGCGCTGCCGCGGCTGGACGCTGGTTCCACTCACGCGGAAGCCGGGCGGCCGCCCAGGCAGGCGAGAGCTCGGCGACCGCAGGCCGCAGCAGTACCCGCCAGACCAGGAACAGCCCGAACGCGATCAGCCCGGTCCACACGATGTTCGTGCCTGCGTGGGTGAATCCGTAGCCGAGGCCGACACCGCGGACGAACAGCGGAAGGTCCGGTGTCATGGCGCCGATGGCGATCGCCGCCGGCAGCAGCGGCGTCCGCACGAACGGCAGCGCCACCACGGCATGGCTCGGCGTGAACGGCACGATCAGCCGATGAACAGGCCCGCGAGAGTCTTCTTCCCACGTCGCAGCACGGAAACGCCACCGGGCAGAGTGCCCTGGATCGTGACGCCCTCGTCCTCGACACGGACGCCGTCGAGCGAGACACCGCCCTGCGAAATCGCGCGGCGCGCCTCGGACAGGCTCGACACCAGCCCGGTGGCGACCAGAGCATCCACGACCTGAGTACCGGCGGCGACCGTCGCGTTCGGCAGCTCCGCCAGAGCCGATCGCAGCGTCTCCGCATCCAGGGTCGTCAGGTCGCCCTGACCGAACAGGGCGTCGGATGCGGCGATCACCGCGGCCGCCGCATCGATGCCGTGCACCGTCGCAACCACCTCGAGCGCGAGCCGCTTCTGCGCCGCGCGGCGGAAGGGCTCGGTCTCAACGAGGCGCGCGTACTCCTCGATCTCCGCCTTCGTGAGGAACGTGAACACCTTGAGACGCGTGATCACGTCGGCGTCGTCGGTGTTGAGCCAGAACTGGTACATCCGGTACGGGCTGCACATCTCGGGATCCAGCCAGATCGCGTTGCCCGCGCTCTTGCCGAACTTGGTGCCGTCACTGTTCGTGATCAGCGGAGTGCCGATCGCGTGAACCGAGACGCCCTCGACGCGGTGGATGAGATCCGTCCCGCTGGTGAGGTTGCCCCACTGGTCGCTGCCACCGGTCTGCAGCACGCAACCGTAGCGGCGGTAGAGCTCGAGGTAGTCCAGGCCCTGCAGGATCTGGTAGCTGAACTCGGTGTAGCTGATACCGGCTTCGGAGTTCAACCGCGCAGAGACGGCATCCTTCTTGATCATGGTTCCGACGCGGAAGTGCTTGCCGATCCCGCGCAGGAAGTCGATCGCGCTCAACGGAGCGGTCCAGTCGAGGTTGTTCACCATGCGTGCGGCATTGTCGCCCTCGAAGCTCAGGAAACGCTCGACCTGGGCGCGCAGCTTCTCCACCCACTCCTGCACCGTCTCGACCGGGTTGAGCACGCGCTCGGAGTCGCGGCCGCCGGGGTCGCCGACGAGTCCCGTCGATCCGCCGACCAGACCCAACGGGCGGTGCCCGGCCAGCTGAAGGCGGCGCAGCGTCAGCAGCTGCACGAGGTTGCCCAGGTGCAGGCTGGGAGCCGTCGGGTCGAAACCGCAGTAATACGTGATCGGGTCCCCGGCGAGAAGGGCGCGCAGCGCCTCCTGATCGGTGGACACATGGACGAGGCCACGCCAGACGATCTCGTCCCACACGTTCTCGAACGCGGGGTCGATCGCCTGCGGAGCAGTCGTCAGATCGGTATTCGACACGCGTTCCAGGCTATCAGCGCGGCGCGCTCGCTCCGGTCAGGCGTGCACGCCCCACCACACCAGGAACGCGGCACTGAGCGCGATCACCCAGCTGACCAGGCTGCCGACCAGGAAGTACTCCGCACGGGCACCCGTCTCGCCGTCCTTGGAGATCTCGGGGAAGCGCACGATGCCCTTCGCCGCCAGCATCGCGGCGAGGATCGGGTACGCGGCGGTGAGGGTCAGCATGAACACGATCACCCGCTCGAGCGGTCCGATCAGGCGTCCGCCCTTGAATCCTCCGCGTTGCACGGTGACCTCTGGCGCTTCCTCCGCCGCGGCATCCGTGTCGGACGGCGTCGTCTGTCCGGTGTCGACGACCGCGCCCGGGGATGCGACCTGCGCGATGCCCGCATCGTCGGGACGCCAGGTGTGCTCGCCGGCGAGCGCCGCCCTGACCACGAGGTTCGCGGACTCGAGCAGGAACGCGACGACGCCCACGACGAGAACGGCGAGATCGAACGGGATCGGGCCGAACGGGGAATCGAGGTTCCAGGACAGCCCGATGATCCCGGCATCCGCTCGCGCCCCTGCCCACGCCACCGAGAGCGCGACGACGAAGGCCAGCGCGACGGCCGGCCAGAACCCGAGCCGCGAGTCCCGGCGCTGCGGCATGGCCCAGACCCAGAGAGCACCCGCCGCGATCGCCAGGATCATGGGCAGCAGCGCGTCCGAGACGCTGCCGAGCACAAGCAGCACGATGAGCGTCGCGAGGTATCCGATCCATTGACGAGGCACGAACTGGCGCACCAGGTCGACCGCGCCCACGGCGAGCAGCAGGAACCCGGCCAGGATCATGATGCGACTCCCCTCAGCTGCGCGAGTCCTTCGATGAGCGCGGCGGCTCCTGCCCGGCGCAGCGACTTGGAGACGCTGGGCTGCGAGATCCCCTCGGCCAGTGCGAGTTCGGCCTGCGGCGTGCCGATCAGACGCCCGTAGGTGAGTCGGCGCTCGCGCTCGCTCATGGCGCCGACCATCTCGTCACGGGCGAGCAGGTACGCGTTCGATGCCGCGATCACGGACTCCATGACCTCATCCTGCCCCGGGGCACCGACGATCCAGGTGCGCATCCGCGGCACGGCGCGCTGCTCGCGGGCATGGACGGTCTCGATGGCGTCGCGCGCCGCGTACCAGCCCGGCCCGTCGGAGAGATCTCCGTGCGCCGAGTCGATCGCACGGATGCCGCCGACGCCGATCCCGAATCGGAAGGCGATCCCGTCCGGCAGGGCCAGCTGGAGCATGAGCAGCGAGGCCAGCGCATCGCCGAGCCGACGATAGACGGCCTGCTGCTCGTCGCCTACTGTGGGCGTCAGCGGCTGCGTCGCAAGCGGAAGATCCGCTTCGACGCGCGCGATGGTGTCGTCGAGCACCCGCTGTGCGGATTCGCGGTCCTGGAGACGGCGGGAGCCGACGATGTCAGCGATCACGGCGATGACCATGCCATAACCATAACACGCATAACTCGGCTATATGCACTGATTGGCTATTTAGTAGGAACATGCCTGATATGAGCATCCCCTGGCGGCAGGGCACCTGGACCCACCTTCCCGAAGCGACGCACGAGGACGGGCATCTCGACGTCACCGCCGTCGAGGGCAGCGACGCCTGGCGACGCACCGCCTACGGCTTCGTGCACGACAGCGAGCACGCCCTCACCGCACCGCTCGCGGTCGGAGAGGCCATGGAGGTCGCCTTCCGCGCCCCCTGGGAGGGGCAGTTCGATCAGGCCGGCGTCTTCGTGCGGATCGACGACGAACGCTGGATCAAGGCGGGCATCGAGTTCGCGGACGGGCATCTCGGACTCGGCGCCGTCGTCACGGATGGCGTATCGGACTGGTCGGTCGGCTTCGTCGACGAATGGCTGGAGGCCGAGATCACCGTGCGCGTGAGCCGCTGGCCGGACGCGGTCATCGTCCGGG
This window contains:
- a CDS encoding CoA transferase, coding for MQALPSRLAVDALARASVLAVCRAARHPSVRAADLDLGRIAMAYRSDRSLTIDGHSPEVWSALSGFWRTSDGWVRTHANYPHHARALRNALRLEDGADAESLGRVLIERSTAEAVTRITDAGGLAVPVREEDPSSDRALRELPLVESTPIGRAPHRRTASGHGLAGIRVLDLTRVIAGPVCARTLALLGADVLRVDPPGIPEPDWQHLDTGHGKRSTILDASSARFAELLSAADVIVLGYRPVALDRLGLSPVALAERHPGLIVAQLSAWGVDQPERRGFDSLVQAESGIAMIESPDGDRPGALPAQALDHSAGYLLAAAICDAVHDRDTTGTVRSVRTSLRRVAAELLGMPRTTEPEPASPIDPNAHTQRFRVDSHDVVTVRSAIPGLEFAAPRPWGLDAPTW
- a CDS encoding DUF4184 family protein; this encodes MPFTPSHAVVALPFVRTPLLPAAIAIGAMTPDLPLFVRGVGLGYGFTHAGTNIVWTGLIAFGLFLVWRVLLRPAVAELSPAWAAARLPREWNQRPAAAARQSLGAGESRWYPLLLAASLLIGVASHILWDLFTHEGRWGSQVLPILDAEWGPLQGFKWLQHGSSVVGLAIIGIWMLVWLRRRTPREPVERLLPGWVRVAWWLSLPAVLVVAWVAGLVLYGPLDDDFTVQHLAYRVLPPACAVWGALTAVLCVVVGVRRSSAH
- the tyrS gene encoding tyrosine--tRNA ligase, whose protein sequence is MSNTDLTTAPQAIDPAFENVWDEIVWRGLVHVSTDQEALRALLAGDPITYYCGFDPTAPSLHLGNLVQLLTLRRLQLAGHRPLGLVGGSTGLVGDPGGRDSERVLNPVETVQEWVEKLRAQVERFLSFEGDNAARMVNNLDWTAPLSAIDFLRGIGKHFRVGTMIKKDAVSARLNSEAGISYTEFSYQILQGLDYLELYRRYGCVLQTGGSDQWGNLTSGTDLIHRVEGVSVHAIGTPLITNSDGTKFGKSAGNAIWLDPEMCSPYRMYQFWLNTDDADVITRLKVFTFLTKAEIEEYARLVETEPFRRAAQKRLALEVVATVHGIDAAAAVIAASDALFGQGDLTTLDAETLRSALAELPNATVAAGTQVVDALVATGLVSSLSEARRAISQGGVSLDGVRVEDEGVTIQGTLPGGVSVLRRGKKTLAGLFIG
- a CDS encoding SatD family protein: MVIAVIADIVGSRRLQDRESAQRVLDDTIARVEADLPLATQPLTPTVGDEQQAVYRRLGDALASLLMLQLALPDGIAFRFGIGVGGIRAIDSAHGDLSDGPGWYAARDAIETVHAREQRAVPRMRTWIVGAPGQDEVMESVIAASNAYLLARDEMVGAMSERERRLTYGRLIGTPQAELALAEGISQPSVSKSLRRAGAAALIEGLAQLRGVAS
- a CDS encoding DUF1349 domain-containing protein; its protein translation is MPDMSIPWRQGTWTHLPEATHEDGHLDVTAVEGSDAWRRTAYGFVHDSEHALTAPLAVGEAMEVAFRAPWEGQFDQAGVFVRIDDERWIKAGIEFADGHLGLGAVVTDGVSDWSVGFVDEWLEAEITVRVSRWPDAVIVRAKADDGEWRLVRVAPFDPDAAATAGPFLAAPTRSGLVVRFTRWTRTTADESLH